In the genome of Cystobacter ferrugineus, one region contains:
- a CDS encoding primase-helicase family protein: MTSALSVAVSTAKAVEVRRRLFKTEIFEELKDRPSRLSPDLLTALASIIKASANGVPALVAEGKTEFKAYFANAPLTAQCGSQYDAAPAQPVLFIELQELGAPPNCCPVVNQGPLQQVLQELQFEREAQPERFLFDTKRGGYIERDDDGEWDTEVTAKKTFEEHWHGRFAQVRSTSAHDFLSSIRRFSRRGFFPDSREPIVPHKGIWFFNEYRPSTLQPVLGDWSDYDALTLHLVGGDRKAQDYLLDQFAMPLQRLAKEGKPLKTGIIPTLYPAHGSGKQLLYEALFAMYGEANCAVLDQDRLDSKFTGVLKNKVFVVLNETMSDTNRSRETANKLKAMATDTRLSGEAKHVEAGTFTNLFNLLNCTNDPRPLILEKGDRRNVLFFQDKPLDREMGRRIAEDRQGPRVQLAAFYAHLLERDVKVKVGDIYETDARKWLLRECEASCLKFWRQVKEDGWLSVSSTWVIAARRDEVREPTLQWDGKDWVPSDVACDVYTDWCRRHQLKPTGGNKLWDALKEVIPAVTNGKPRQGGVQVRSWVGIPLRAPDDTCQQDAQPQPSLGQRSQGDDANFSDGATQPPAVA, encoded by the coding sequence ATGACCAGCGCCCTCTCTGTCGCGGTGTCCACTGCGAAGGCCGTCGAGGTGCGCCGACGGCTGTTCAAGACCGAGATCTTCGAGGAGCTGAAGGACCGCCCCTCGCGCCTCAGCCCGGACCTGCTGACCGCCTTGGCTTCCATCATCAAGGCATCCGCCAATGGTGTTCCTGCGCTCGTGGCTGAGGGCAAGACCGAGTTTAAAGCGTACTTCGCCAACGCTCCCCTGACCGCCCAGTGCGGCAGTCAGTACGACGCCGCACCCGCCCAGCCGGTCTTGTTCATCGAGCTCCAGGAACTCGGCGCCCCGCCCAACTGCTGCCCTGTGGTGAATCAGGGACCACTCCAGCAGGTGCTCCAGGAGCTCCAGTTCGAGCGAGAAGCGCAGCCGGAGCGGTTCCTCTTCGACACCAAGCGCGGTGGCTACATCGAGCGTGACGATGACGGGGAGTGGGACACGGAGGTGACTGCGAAGAAGACCTTTGAGGAGCACTGGCACGGACGCTTCGCCCAGGTGCGAAGCACCTCTGCGCATGACTTTCTCTCCAGCATCCGCCGCTTCAGCCGCCGAGGGTTCTTCCCGGACTCGCGCGAGCCCATCGTCCCGCACAAGGGCATCTGGTTCTTCAACGAGTACCGGCCCTCGACGCTCCAGCCGGTGCTCGGTGACTGGTCGGACTACGACGCGCTCACCCTCCATCTGGTAGGGGGCGACCGCAAAGCCCAGGACTATCTGCTCGACCAGTTTGCCATGCCGCTACAGCGCCTGGCCAAGGAAGGCAAGCCGCTCAAGACAGGCATCATCCCCACGCTCTACCCGGCCCACGGCTCGGGCAAGCAGCTGCTCTACGAGGCACTCTTCGCGATGTACGGCGAGGCCAACTGCGCGGTGTTGGACCAGGACCGGCTCGACTCGAAGTTCACCGGCGTGTTGAAGAACAAGGTCTTCGTCGTGCTCAACGAGACGATGAGCGACACCAACCGCTCGCGCGAGACGGCAAACAAACTCAAGGCCATGGCCACTGACACGCGGTTGTCCGGCGAGGCCAAGCACGTCGAGGCCGGCACCTTCACCAACCTGTTCAACCTGCTCAACTGCACGAACGACCCGCGTCCTCTCATCCTGGAAAAGGGGGACCGGCGCAACGTCCTCTTCTTCCAGGACAAGCCGCTGGACCGGGAGATGGGGCGGCGCATTGCCGAGGATCGGCAGGGGCCGCGCGTCCAGCTGGCTGCCTTCTATGCGCACCTGCTCGAGCGTGACGTCAAGGTGAAGGTGGGCGATATTTATGAGACCGACGCCCGGAAGTGGCTGCTACGCGAGTGCGAGGCCAGCTGTCTGAAGTTCTGGCGCCAAGTCAAGGAGGACGGCTGGCTGAGCGTCTCCAGTACCTGGGTGATTGCAGCCCGTCGGGACGAGGTGCGCGAGCCGACCCTCCAATGGGACGGAAAGGACTGGGTGCCCTCTGACGTGGCCTGCGATGTGTACACGGACTGGTGCCGCCGTCACCAGCTGAAGCCCACGGGAGGCAACAAGCTGTGGGACGCCCTCAAGGAGGTCATACCCGCAGTGACGAATGGCAAGCCGCGGCAGGGCGGAGTGCAGGTGCGGTCGTGGGTGGGCATCCCCCTACGGGCACCGGACGACACCTGTCAGCAGGACGCGCAGCCGCAGCCGTCCCTGGGACAAAGATCGCAGGGTGATGACGCGAACTTCTCCGATGGGGCCACCCAGCCGCCTGCCGTGGCCTGA
- a CDS encoding DUF1016 N-terminal domain-containing protein → MSTEGSKRGKKTKSAGEMSPELREVYEQLRKLEARAKAHDVLMKYRVGELVREVQGDEGKYGGHAVEMLSAKLGSGFKKDALYGAASVARTWGKSEFSELVRRGDAERPRLSFSHFVELARVKLPEKREQMFKRALKDGLSVRRLSALIDEGAGTTSEAGQSGAGCTRSSALTRSESAVIPAHRPCAALTELVSNLEHFLTRCDGLEDQLKPMVSAEPTEALVGVILNAMAKLAKARDLCSRNEELLAAELKHVQHALAVTDPKQEGDFRDVPKIDGTETPPAEAPHAMLEGV, encoded by the coding sequence GTGTCCACCGAGGGAAGCAAGAGGGGCAAGAAGACGAAGTCCGCGGGCGAGATGAGCCCGGAGCTGCGCGAGGTGTACGAGCAGCTGCGCAAGCTCGAGGCCCGCGCGAAGGCGCACGATGTGCTGATGAAGTACCGGGTTGGTGAGCTCGTCCGCGAGGTTCAGGGGGACGAGGGGAAGTACGGTGGCCACGCTGTGGAGATGCTGTCCGCCAAGCTGGGCTCTGGATTCAAGAAGGACGCTCTATATGGCGCCGCTTCTGTCGCTCGGACGTGGGGGAAGTCGGAGTTCAGCGAGCTGGTGAGGAGAGGGGACGCCGAGCGCCCTCGGCTCTCGTTCTCCCACTTCGTCGAGCTTGCGCGGGTGAAGCTGCCGGAGAAGCGGGAGCAGATGTTCAAACGAGCGTTGAAGGATGGCCTGTCGGTTCGCAGGCTCTCCGCCCTCATCGACGAGGGGGCGGGAACCACTTCTGAGGCGGGACAGTCTGGCGCTGGTTGCACGCGGTCGTCGGCTCTCACGAGGAGCGAGTCTGCCGTGATTCCCGCTCACCGGCCGTGTGCCGCCCTCACGGAACTGGTGTCCAATCTGGAGCACTTCCTCACGAGGTGCGACGGGCTGGAGGATCAGCTCAAGCCCATGGTGTCGGCCGAACCCACCGAAGCTCTGGTGGGCGTCATCCTCAACGCAATGGCGAAGCTGGCCAAGGCGCGGGACCTGTGCTCGCGTAACGAGGAACTGCTCGCTGCCGAACTCAAGCACGTGCAGCACGCCCTTGCGGTGACCGATCCCAAGCAGGAGGGAGATTTTCGGGACGTCCCGAAAATCGACGGTACCGAGACGCCGCCGGCTGAGGCTCCCCACGCGATGCTGGAGGGGGTCTGA
- the ffh gene encoding signal recognition particle protein, translated as MLETVTKGFRAAKNRLAGKSEITPEMVDESLRDIRVSLLEADVAFDVVKKFVARVREKAVGEVVQTTITDKAGNKRRVSAGDHFVKICHDELEALMGPVDTSLQLKPRDQLSGIMMVGLQGSGKTTTTGKLASKLIKEGRKPLLVAADIYRPAAVDQLKVLGERLKVPVYFEPNVAPPELARRGYAAAREQKCDVVLIDTAGRLAIDEALMTELEAIKSQVRPDNILLVCDAMIGQDAVRTAAEFDRRLSLDGFILTKLDGDARGGAALSIKEVTGKPIKFLGMGESMDKLEEFRPDGLASRILGFGDIVGLMKDFEQVVDEKKAAEDAQKLLSGNFTMKDFVGQIRMVRKMGPLKDLLEKFPLFGEMTEQLNPDEQELTKIESMYDSMTEQERLRPQIINDSRVKRIAKGSGRKTEEVRELLQKFGMMQQVMGTIGQNPGLLGRIPGFKQMGQLAQMKNMDLSSMFGKDPKMMEKAMAGMGMGGMQLPQIAPGYTAPMGQAAMAKARMMGYAPPSAAKPENKDAIKERRKREKENKKKNRKKK; from the coding sequence ATGCTTGAAACCGTCACCAAGGGCTTCCGTGCCGCGAAGAATCGCCTCGCGGGCAAGAGTGAAATCACCCCCGAGATGGTGGACGAGTCGCTCCGCGACATCCGCGTCTCCCTCCTGGAGGCGGACGTCGCCTTCGACGTGGTGAAGAAGTTCGTCGCCCGGGTGCGCGAGAAGGCCGTGGGCGAGGTGGTGCAGACGACCATCACGGACAAGGCGGGCAACAAGCGCCGCGTCTCGGCGGGCGACCACTTCGTGAAGATCTGTCACGACGAGCTCGAGGCCCTGATGGGCCCGGTGGACACGAGCCTGCAGCTCAAGCCGCGCGATCAGCTCAGCGGCATCATGATGGTGGGCTTGCAGGGCTCGGGAAAGACGACGACCACGGGCAAGCTCGCCAGCAAGCTGATCAAGGAGGGACGCAAGCCGCTGCTGGTGGCCGCGGACATCTACCGGCCGGCGGCGGTGGATCAGCTCAAGGTCCTCGGCGAGCGACTGAAGGTTCCGGTGTACTTCGAGCCCAACGTGGCGCCGCCGGAGCTCGCCAGGCGCGGGTACGCCGCGGCGCGCGAGCAGAAGTGCGACGTGGTGCTCATCGACACGGCGGGCCGCCTGGCCATCGACGAGGCGTTGATGACCGAGCTGGAGGCCATCAAGAGCCAGGTGCGACCGGACAACATCCTGCTCGTGTGCGACGCGATGATTGGACAGGACGCGGTGCGCACGGCGGCGGAGTTCGACCGGCGCCTGAGCCTGGATGGCTTCATCCTCACGAAGCTGGACGGTGACGCGCGAGGAGGCGCGGCGTTGTCCATCAAGGAGGTGACGGGCAAGCCCATCAAGTTCCTCGGCATGGGCGAGTCGATGGACAAGCTGGAGGAGTTCCGTCCGGACGGACTCGCGAGCCGGATTCTCGGCTTCGGCGACATCGTCGGGCTGATGAAGGACTTCGAGCAGGTCGTCGACGAGAAGAAGGCGGCGGAGGACGCGCAGAAGCTCTTGTCGGGCAACTTCACGATGAAGGACTTCGTGGGGCAGATCCGCATGGTGCGGAAGATGGGCCCGCTGAAGGATCTGCTGGAGAAGTTCCCGCTCTTCGGAGAGATGACCGAGCAGCTCAATCCGGACGAGCAGGAGCTGACGAAGATCGAGTCGATGTACGACTCGATGACGGAGCAGGAGCGGCTGCGCCCGCAGATCATCAACGACAGCCGGGTGAAGCGCATCGCGAAGGGAAGCGGGCGCAAGACGGAGGAAGTGCGCGAGTTGCTGCAGAAGTTCGGGATGATGCAGCAGGTGATGGGGACGATTGGCCAGAATCCGGGCCTGCTGGGGAGGATTCCGGGCTTCAAGCAGATGGGGCAGCTGGCGCAGATGAAGAACATGGACCTGTCGAGCATGTTCGGGAAGGACCCGAAGATGATGGAGAAGGCCATGGCGGGGATGGGGATGGGAGGCATGCAGCTGCCGCAGATCGCGCCGGGCTACACGGCGCCCATGGGGCAGGCGGCGATGGCGAAGGCGCGGATGATGGGCTACGCCCCGCCTTCCGCGGCCAAGCCCGAGAACAAGGACGCCATCAAGGAGCGCCGCAAGCGCGAGAAGGAGAACAAGAAGAAGAACCGGAAGAAGAAGTAG
- a CDS encoding DNA-primase RepB domain-containing protein, which yields MSPAPNRDMALTFIAGLTGAPDTEVLWQLVADSATAPAARNATHWWALTDKAWDWLCWENLNCGLGVFLQVNEGNSERRLAENVVALRALFIDDDKGLLPPDSLRLAALLPTLTVRTRKGWHHYWSLAPGEELPAFKSAQAALAAHFGTDPAVKDLPRVMRVPGFLHMKDPVDPVLVQLVRAGSERYSIAEVLNAYPAPEGFQPPVPSATAVGLKSKRRHKQGEHTATTSRTESQALLVEMLCHPVIRWMREEPDDVDRETWRGVGQNLACAVHEHPDLLERARQEFHKLSENYAGYRFTECERTFQGAIDSVGAVGPMTFAHMVASGMPKEHWSAGATSLIHAARLCLRARQGGVR from the coding sequence ATGAGCCCCGCCCCCAACCGCGATATGGCACTTACTTTCATTGCCGGCCTCACTGGCGCGCCAGACACCGAGGTTCTCTGGCAACTCGTGGCCGACTCCGCCACTGCGCCCGCAGCACGCAACGCCACTCACTGGTGGGCGCTCACCGACAAGGCATGGGATTGGCTGTGCTGGGAGAACCTCAATTGCGGCCTGGGCGTCTTCCTTCAGGTGAACGAGGGCAACAGCGAGCGGCGGCTCGCCGAGAACGTGGTTGCCTTGCGCGCCCTCTTCATCGACGACGACAAGGGTCTGCTGCCTCCGGACTCGCTGCGGCTCGCCGCGCTGCTGCCTACGCTCACGGTGCGCACCCGGAAGGGGTGGCATCACTACTGGAGCCTCGCACCAGGCGAAGAACTGCCTGCATTCAAGTCGGCCCAGGCCGCGCTCGCCGCCCATTTTGGGACGGATCCGGCGGTGAAGGATCTGCCGCGCGTCATGCGTGTGCCGGGCTTCCTTCACATGAAGGACCCTGTCGACCCTGTCCTTGTGCAACTGGTGCGTGCTGGTAGCGAGCGCTACTCCATTGCCGAGGTGCTCAACGCGTACCCTGCCCCCGAAGGCTTCCAGCCGCCAGTTCCGTCAGCCACGGCGGTGGGTCTGAAGTCGAAGCGTCGTCACAAGCAGGGCGAGCACACGGCAACCACCTCTCGAACCGAGAGCCAAGCGCTGCTCGTGGAAATGTTGTGCCACCCGGTCATTCGCTGGATGCGCGAGGAGCCTGACGACGTGGATCGCGAGACGTGGCGGGGCGTCGGCCAGAACCTCGCCTGCGCGGTCCATGAGCACCCGGACCTCCTCGAACGGGCCCGGCAGGAGTTCCACAAGTTGAGCGAGAACTACGCAGGCTATCGCTTCACCGAGTGCGAGAGGACGTTTCAGGGAGCCATCGACTCCGTAGGCGCCGTTGGTCCCATGACCTTCGCGCATATGGTGGCCAGCGGCATGCCCAAGGAGCACTGGTCCGCCGGGGCCACTTCACTCATCCACGCTGCACGGCTCTGTCTTCGCGCCCGCCAGGGAGGTGTGCGATGA
- a CDS encoding Ig-like domain-containing protein, with product MPIKKRIIPLLLTGWMSACINVPEIEPGEGNPRSDAGSAEVPDSGTPVSDLAVTITSPADTFYSSTSVTIAVEVRGGVADAVQLLKDGELLATPTAAPFQYTWDTTLEAEGEYTITARAVRAEKSFVSAPVKVIVDRTNLQVASRTPAHGSINVDYRTPFQVVFTKPVKAATINDTTVSFAVAGIQAEKTLSLSSDGKTLTITPKERPTLPATFSFGLSRGITDLAGNELANPITSSNSPWRFEVPDWYAFGGPLEAIRGTDTQLKDSTMVLDKEGNPIVAWSEERTPGGRSSIFVFRWDGRAFVPMGEPINGTPLGSAFKASMTLGDDGNPIIAWEESDGFNENIYVKRWIGSTWQTVGAGPLSAENDTRPNPVPTPAHNPSLAVKGNEIYVAWDESDIDNVSNIQVWKSVNGGGFSGIGATMGRVHAVFKLTNSSKPSLVVDSYGQPIVAFQEQTLEKHLSTNIYVMQYNSTNNKWEYAVPPFQGNDTTGYISGGLSATPGDTWAKDCSLSIGSNNTLYLAWSEESAPDGPRDIQVFHSIGKQSWERRGQAQSAYGAYTYASRPDIKISLKGRAFISWQEFSWSNDGSTQSFVSTWEEDAWTSLSDTNGINYGQKNSTRSELAVDQFERPTIAWFESMSVGDDFTGDFIYIRRRN from the coding sequence ATGCCCATCAAGAAACGCATCATTCCTCTATTGCTCACCGGGTGGATGTCCGCCTGCATCAACGTACCCGAGATCGAACCAGGCGAAGGAAACCCGCGATCGGACGCGGGGTCGGCGGAGGTTCCGGACTCAGGGACTCCGGTGAGTGACCTGGCGGTGACCATCACGAGTCCCGCGGACACCTTCTACAGCAGCACGTCGGTGACCATCGCGGTCGAGGTGCGCGGAGGCGTCGCGGACGCCGTCCAGCTCCTCAAGGACGGCGAGCTTCTGGCCACGCCGACCGCCGCACCGTTTCAGTACACGTGGGACACCACACTGGAAGCCGAGGGGGAGTACACGATCACGGCTCGAGCGGTTCGCGCGGAGAAGAGCTTCGTCAGTGCGCCGGTGAAGGTGATCGTCGACCGGACGAACCTACAGGTTGCGTCACGGACGCCGGCACATGGTTCGATCAACGTGGATTACCGTACGCCCTTCCAGGTGGTGTTCACCAAACCTGTGAAGGCGGCGACGATCAACGACACCACGGTGAGCTTCGCGGTAGCAGGGATCCAGGCGGAAAAAACGCTCTCGCTGTCGAGCGATGGGAAGACGCTCACGATCACCCCCAAGGAGCGCCCGACGCTGCCGGCGACCTTCTCGTTTGGCTTGAGCCGGGGCATCACCGATCTGGCGGGCAATGAGCTGGCAAACCCCATCACATCGAGCAACTCCCCATGGCGCTTCGAGGTTCCGGATTGGTACGCCTTCGGAGGCCCGCTGGAAGCCATCAGAGGCACCGACACCCAACTGAAGGACTCCACCATGGTGCTCGACAAGGAGGGCAACCCCATCGTTGCATGGAGCGAAGAGCGGACCCCGGGAGGAAGATCATCCATCTTCGTCTTCCGTTGGGATGGGAGGGCCTTCGTGCCCATGGGTGAGCCGATCAACGGCACTCCGCTTGGATCTGCGTTCAAGGCGTCGATGACTCTCGGGGACGATGGCAATCCCATCATCGCATGGGAAGAGTCCGATGGATTCAACGAGAACATCTACGTGAAGCGATGGATTGGGAGTACATGGCAAACGGTGGGAGCCGGGCCCCTATCCGCTGAAAACGATACGCGTCCCAATCCAGTTCCGACGCCCGCGCACAATCCATCGCTCGCCGTGAAGGGCAATGAAATCTACGTAGCCTGGGACGAGAGCGACATCGACAATGTGTCAAACATCCAAGTCTGGAAGTCGGTCAATGGAGGTGGTTTCTCTGGAATAGGAGCCACTATGGGGCGAGTACATGCCGTCTTCAAGCTCACCAACAGCTCAAAGCCCTCACTGGTAGTAGACAGTTATGGCCAACCCATTGTCGCATTCCAAGAGCAAACCCTGGAGAAACACCTTTCCACCAACATCTATGTCATGCAGTACAATAGCACCAACAACAAGTGGGAGTACGCGGTTCCCCCTTTTCAAGGGAATGACACCACCGGGTACATCTCAGGAGGCCTTAGCGCAACACCAGGAGATACATGGGCAAAGGATTGCTCGTTGAGCATAGGATCAAACAACACTCTATACTTGGCTTGGTCCGAAGAGTCCGCTCCAGATGGACCCAGAGACATACAAGTTTTTCACTCGATCGGCAAACAATCCTGGGAGCGCAGGGGACAAGCACAGAGCGCATACGGCGCATATACTTACGCCAGCCGTCCCGACATCAAAATCTCACTTAAGGGGAGAGCATTCATCAGCTGGCAAGAATTCTCCTGGAGCAACGACGGGAGCACCCAAAGC
- a CDS encoding helix-turn-helix domain-containing protein → MSQQNNEAGASASLPEVLTVEEAAAFLRVNRKTLYEAVRLGSVPGVIRLGRVIRINKSALVSWVQGNGGPALGEKR, encoded by the coding sequence GTGTCCCAGCAGAACAACGAAGCAGGAGCCTCCGCCTCCCTCCCGGAAGTGCTCACCGTGGAGGAGGCCGCAGCCTTCCTGCGGGTGAACCGGAAGACCCTCTATGAAGCCGTCCGCCTGGGCAGCGTCCCGGGTGTCATCCGCCTGGGTAGGGTCATCCGCATCAACAAATCTGCCCTGGTAAGTTGGGTCCAGGGTAACGGCGGTCCTGCGCTCGGAGAGAAGCGATGA
- a CDS encoding tyrosine-type recombinase/integrase, whose amino-acid sequence MSVRLRKWKSKEGKVQEAWWVDVKFQHPDGRVERVRKASPVNTRRGAEQYERELRQALLGGSYNRREAEPEVPTVRNFTECFLTYSSNNNKASTLAAKRQLLDSHLLPAFGNLRLDRVGPADIETFKAQKRKEGLAPKTINNALTVLRTLFAVAAEQEVLPHVPRVKLLKVERPEFDFLTFEEAERLVAAAPPEWRTMIQVALHTGLRRGELIALQWDAVDLVAGRLLVKRNVWRGHFGTPKGGRSREVPLNAVALQALKAHRHLRGAFVFCDATGAYLKNDTCRNAILRASKRAGLRPMGWHTLRHSFASHLVARGVPLKAVQELLGHATIEMTMRYAHLSPDVKKDAVRALEGHTGGT is encoded by the coding sequence ATGAGCGTCAGGCTGCGGAAGTGGAAATCGAAGGAGGGCAAGGTGCAGGAGGCGTGGTGGGTGGACGTGAAGTTCCAGCATCCGGACGGGCGCGTCGAGCGCGTCCGGAAGGCGTCCCCCGTGAACACCCGCCGGGGCGCCGAGCAGTACGAGCGGGAGCTACGTCAGGCCCTCCTGGGCGGCTCCTACAACCGAAGGGAGGCCGAACCGGAGGTGCCCACCGTGAGGAACTTCACGGAGTGCTTCCTCACGTACAGCTCCAACAACAACAAGGCCAGCACCCTGGCCGCCAAGAGGCAGTTGCTCGACAGCCACCTGCTGCCGGCCTTCGGGAACCTGCGGCTCGACCGCGTCGGACCGGCGGACATCGAGACGTTCAAGGCCCAGAAGCGCAAGGAGGGACTCGCCCCCAAGACGATCAACAACGCGCTCACGGTGCTGCGCACCCTGTTCGCCGTCGCCGCCGAGCAGGAGGTGCTCCCCCATGTGCCGCGCGTGAAGCTGCTGAAGGTGGAGAGGCCGGAGTTCGACTTCCTCACCTTCGAGGAGGCGGAGCGCCTGGTGGCCGCCGCGCCCCCGGAGTGGCGGACCATGATTCAGGTGGCGCTCCACACGGGCCTGCGGCGCGGCGAACTCATCGCCCTCCAGTGGGACGCGGTGGACCTCGTCGCGGGTCGCTTACTGGTGAAGCGGAACGTCTGGCGGGGCCACTTCGGCACGCCCAAGGGAGGCCGCTCGCGCGAGGTGCCGCTCAACGCGGTGGCGCTCCAGGCCCTCAAGGCGCACCGGCACCTCCGCGGGGCCTTCGTCTTCTGCGATGCCACGGGCGCCTACCTCAAGAACGACACCTGCCGGAACGCCATCCTCCGGGCCAGCAAGCGGGCGGGCCTGCGTCCCATGGGCTGGCACACGCTGCGGCACAGCTTCGCCAGCCACCTCGTCGCGCGAGGGGTGCCGCTCAAGGCCGTCCAGGAGCTGCTTGGGCACGCCACCATCGAGATGACGATGCGCTACGCCCACCTCAGCCCGGACGTGAAGAAGGACGCCGTGCGCGCGCTCGAGGGGCACACTGGGGGCACATGA
- a CDS encoding DUF5131 family protein yields the protein MSKTTTIQWCDSTVNPTMGCNGCELWVPERRSCYAGKLHDRYGGRTGYAPSFAQVTRFPGRMAQAARWTDLAGCSRSDNPWLDGSPRLIFVSDMSDALSKGVSFEYLESEIIAVVTSAEGQRHRWLWLTKRPSRMAEFSRWLAALGQPWPENLWVGTSITDAKSLERISSLLKVGDARTTRFLSVEPQVEPISLAKWLPELDWVIQGGESGLGARPFDLDWARSLVAECTTAGVPYFLKQLGEHPVEKGQRLELQDRHGGDWIEWPEELRRREVPGIPAQANCR from the coding sequence ATGTCCAAGACCACGACCATCCAGTGGTGTGACTCCACGGTGAATCCCACCATGGGGTGCAACGGCTGCGAGCTGTGGGTACCCGAGCGGCGCTCCTGCTACGCGGGCAAGCTGCACGATCGCTACGGGGGGCGTACCGGCTACGCGCCCTCGTTCGCGCAGGTGACGCGCTTCCCCGGCCGCATGGCTCAGGCCGCTCGCTGGACGGACCTCGCCGGCTGCTCTCGCTCCGACAATCCGTGGCTCGACGGTTCGCCGCGTCTCATCTTCGTCTCGGACATGTCTGATGCGCTCTCGAAGGGGGTATCCTTCGAGTACCTCGAGTCGGAGATCATCGCGGTCGTGACGAGCGCAGAAGGCCAGCGGCATCGATGGCTCTGGCTCACTAAGCGACCGTCCCGGATGGCGGAGTTCTCCCGGTGGTTGGCTGCCCTCGGTCAGCCTTGGCCGGAGAACCTCTGGGTGGGTACCAGCATCACCGACGCAAAGTCACTCGAGCGCATCTCAAGCCTGCTGAAGGTGGGCGATGCGCGGACGACGCGCTTCCTCTCCGTGGAGCCGCAGGTAGAGCCCATCAGCCTCGCCAAGTGGCTGCCCGAGTTGGACTGGGTCATCCAGGGCGGCGAGTCGGGACTGGGCGCCAGACCCTTCGACCTGGACTGGGCGCGCAGCCTCGTCGCGGAGTGCACCACAGCGGGGGTGCCGTACTTCCTCAAGCAGTTGGGGGAGCACCCGGTAGAGAAGGGCCAGCGCCTCGAACTGCAGGACCGGCACGGCGGTGACTGGATTGAGTGGCCGGAGGAGCTGCGGCGGCGCGAGGTGCCAGGGATACCGGCTCAGGCCAACTGCCGATGA